Proteins from a single region of Ensifer adhaerens:
- a CDS encoding nucleoside hydrolase encodes MHKVIFDTDPGIDDAMALLFLHRHPAIDLIGITTVFGNASVETTTRNALFLKREWGIDAPVAKGLDKTFNPDRPHVGWPTFIHGDDGLGNIDVPETVDLPIDPRPAHRFIIDTVRAHPGEVTLIAVGRMTNLALALREDPDFAALVREVVIMGGAFDVNGNITPAAEANIHGDPEAADVVMTAAWPVTVVGLDVTTKTVMTKAMIADIAERGGDAGKLLADISKFYVTFYEQHVPDGMVVHDSCACAYVVAPELFTVRSGSIRVVCGGISDGQTIQRPDNRLFPPSPWDNLPSQKACIDIDAARTLKLISDTLVLNG; translated from the coding sequence ATGCACAAAGTCATCTTTGATACGGACCCGGGCATCGACGATGCGATGGCGCTGCTTTTCCTGCATCGTCATCCGGCCATCGACCTGATCGGCATCACCACCGTCTTCGGCAATGCCTCGGTCGAAACCACCACCCGCAATGCGCTGTTCCTGAAGCGTGAGTGGGGCATCGATGCACCGGTCGCCAAGGGTCTCGACAAGACCTTCAATCCCGACCGTCCGCATGTGGGCTGGCCGACCTTCATCCATGGCGACGACGGCCTCGGCAACATCGATGTCCCCGAGACCGTCGATCTGCCGATCGACCCGCGCCCGGCGCATCGCTTCATCATCGACACGGTCCGCGCCCATCCCGGCGAAGTGACGCTGATCGCCGTTGGCCGCATGACCAACCTGGCACTGGCGCTGCGCGAGGATCCGGATTTTGCCGCACTCGTGCGCGAAGTCGTCATCATGGGCGGCGCCTTCGACGTCAACGGCAACATCACCCCTGCCGCCGAAGCCAACATTCACGGTGATCCGGAAGCCGCCGATGTCGTGATGACCGCTGCGTGGCCGGTTACCGTCGTCGGTCTCGACGTCACCACCAAGACGGTGATGACCAAGGCGATGATCGCCGACATTGCCGAGCGCGGCGGCGACGCCGGCAAGCTGCTTGCTGACATCTCGAAGTTCTACGTCACCTTCTACGAGCAGCACGTGCCCGATGGCATGGTGGTGCATGACAGCTGCGCCTGCGCCTATGTCGTGGCGCCTGAACTCTTCACCGTCCGAAGCGGGTCGATCCGCGTCGTCTGCGGTGGCATCTCGGACGGCCAGACGATCCAGAGACCCGACAACCGGCTTTTCCCGCCGAGCCCGTGGGACAATCTGCCGAGCCAGAAGGCCTGCATCGATATCGATGCCGCCCGCACGCTGAAGCTGATCAGCGACACGCTTGTCCTGAACGGCTGA
- a CDS encoding ligase-associated DNA damage response exonuclease, whose translation MKPDALLYPAPKGLYCQIGDFFIDPVQPVERALITHGHSDHARAGHGQVLATRETLDIMRIRYGDGFCGTSQSVELGERLTLDGVEVGFHPAGHVLGSAQISVRANGTRIVISGDYKRRRDPTCAGFEPVACDVFITEATFGLPVFHHPDDRAETRKLLTSLTQFPERTHVVGAYALGKAQRVIALLREAGYHQPIFIHGALQRLCDYYQSQGIDLGELRPATLAADDKQDFRGTIVIGPPAAFADRWSRRFADPIAIFASGWMLIRQRAKQRGVELPLVISDHCDWAELTQTITEIAPGEVWVTHGREEALVRWCELQGIAARPLHLVGYDDEGE comes from the coding sequence ATGAAACCGGACGCCCTGCTCTATCCCGCCCCCAAGGGTCTCTACTGCCAGATCGGCGATTTCTTCATCGACCCGGTGCAGCCGGTCGAAAGGGCGCTCATTACCCATGGCCATTCCGACCATGCCCGCGCCGGCCATGGCCAGGTGCTTGCCACGCGCGAAACCCTGGACATCATGCGCATTCGCTACGGCGACGGTTTCTGCGGCACGAGCCAGTCGGTGGAACTTGGGGAAAGGCTGACGCTTGATGGTGTCGAGGTGGGCTTCCATCCCGCGGGCCACGTGCTCGGCTCGGCACAGATCTCGGTGCGTGCCAACGGCACCCGCATCGTCATATCCGGAGACTACAAACGCCGGCGGGACCCGACCTGCGCCGGCTTCGAGCCGGTCGCCTGCGACGTCTTCATCACCGAGGCAACCTTCGGCCTGCCGGTCTTCCACCACCCGGACGACCGGGCCGAGACGCGCAAGCTGCTTACCTCGCTCACCCAGTTTCCAGAAAGGACGCACGTCGTCGGCGCCTATGCGCTCGGCAAGGCGCAGCGCGTCATCGCGCTCCTGCGCGAAGCGGGCTACCACCAGCCGATCTTCATCCACGGCGCCCTGCAGCGGCTCTGCGACTACTACCAGAGCCAGGGCATCGACCTCGGCGAACTCCGTCCGGCAACACTTGCCGCCGACGACAAACAGGATTTCAGAGGGACGATCGTGATCGGTCCGCCCGCCGCCTTCGCCGATCGCTGGTCCCGGCGCTTTGCCGACCCGATCGCCATCTTCGCCTCCGGCTGGATGCTGATCCGGCAAAGGGCGAAGCAGCGCGGCGTCGAGCTGCCGCTCGTCATCTCCGATCATTGCGACTGGGCCGAGCTCACGCAGACGATCACCGAGATCGCTCCCGGCGAAGTCTGGGTCACGCACGGCCGCGAAGAAGCACTTGTGCGCTGGTGCGAGCTGCAAGGCATCGCCGCTCGCCCGCTGCATCTCGTCGGTTACGACGACGAGGGAGAGTAA
- a CDS encoding cisplatin damage response ATP-dependent DNA ligase produces MHAFAELLDRLVLSPQRNAKIRLLADYFRTAPDPSRGYALAAIAGTLSLSTVKPAMIRDLLLERMDAVLFRYSYDYVGDLAETVSLVWEPPAGTVHSDIPLGAAIERLQMTGRADVRGVVRDMLDHLDTSARFAFLKLVTGGLRIGVSAKLAKQALAEMGGKDVAEIETLWHGLSPPYLPLFRWLSGEAEKPELSTPAVFHSVMLANPVGDGDLDALDPKDFAAEWKWDGIRVQLANIGGVRRLYSRSGDEISGAFPDVLGAADFAGVIDGELLVGGTARTNRATRSFADLQQRLNRKTVSHKLIDAYPAFIRAYDILFAGEEDVRPQGFVTRRVMLADLVESTSPQHFDLSPLVPFSTWDELDHLRADPPDPVIEGIMLKRLNSPYTPGRIKGPWFKWKRAPFNIDAVLLYAQRGHGKRSSYYSDYTFGVWTVADGKETLVPVGKAYFGFTDAELEVLDRFVRDNTTERFGPVRAVRAEPDFGFVVEVAFEGINRSTRHKSGVAMRFPRIARLRQDKLPRDADRLETLQAMIEARDGA; encoded by the coding sequence ATGCACGCCTTTGCCGAGCTGCTCGATCGCCTCGTCCTCAGCCCCCAGCGCAACGCCAAGATCCGCCTGCTTGCCGACTACTTCCGGACCGCACCGGACCCGAGCCGCGGCTACGCGCTTGCGGCAATCGCCGGCACGCTATCGCTGAGCACGGTCAAGCCGGCGATGATCCGAGACCTGCTGCTCGAACGCATGGACGCGGTGCTCTTCCGGTACTCCTACGACTATGTCGGCGACCTCGCCGAAACGGTCTCTCTGGTCTGGGAACCGCCGGCTGGTACCGTTCATTCCGACATACCGCTGGGTGCCGCCATCGAGCGCCTGCAGATGACCGGACGCGCCGACGTGCGCGGCGTCGTGCGCGATATGCTCGACCATCTGGACACTTCGGCACGCTTCGCCTTCCTCAAGCTGGTAACCGGGGGCCTCAGGATCGGCGTATCGGCGAAGCTCGCCAAACAGGCGCTTGCCGAAATGGGTGGCAAGGACGTCGCCGAGATCGAGACGCTCTGGCACGGTCTGTCGCCGCCCTATCTGCCGCTCTTCCGCTGGCTGTCAGGAGAGGCGGAGAAGCCCGAGCTTTCGACGCCGGCGGTCTTCCATTCGGTGATGCTTGCCAACCCCGTCGGTGACGGCGATCTCGACGCGCTCGACCCCAAGGATTTCGCGGCCGAATGGAAGTGGGATGGGATCCGCGTGCAGCTTGCAAATATCGGCGGTGTGCGTCGCCTCTATTCCCGCAGCGGCGACGAGATTTCGGGCGCCTTTCCCGATGTGCTCGGAGCCGCCGACTTCGCCGGCGTCATCGACGGTGAGCTGCTGGTCGGCGGCACGGCGCGTACCAATCGCGCGACCAGAAGCTTCGCCGATCTGCAGCAGCGGCTCAACCGCAAGACGGTCAGCCACAAGCTCATTGATGCCTATCCCGCCTTCATCCGCGCCTATGACATTCTGTTTGCCGGAGAAGAGGACGTTCGCCCGCAAGGCTTCGTCACAAGACGAGTCATGCTTGCCGATCTTGTGGAAAGCACCTCGCCACAGCATTTCGACCTGTCGCCGCTGGTGCCATTCTCCACCTGGGACGAACTCGACCACTTGCGCGCCGACCCACCCGATCCGGTCATCGAAGGCATCATGCTGAAGCGGCTCAATTCCCCCTACACGCCGGGCCGCATCAAAGGGCCATGGTTCAAATGGAAGCGCGCGCCCTTCAACATCGATGCCGTGCTGCTCTACGCGCAACGCGGCCACGGCAAACGCTCGAGCTACTACTCGGACTACACCTTCGGTGTCTGGACTGTCGCCGATGGCAAGGAGACACTGGTTCCGGTCGGCAAGGCCTATTTCGGCTTCACCGACGCCGAGCTGGAGGTTCTCGACCGGTTCGTCAGGGACAACACGACCGAGCGCTTCGGGCCGGTCCGGGCCGTGCGCGCCGAACCCGATTTCGGTTTCGTCGTCGAGGTCGCGTTCGAAGGCATCAACCGCTCGACCCGGCACAAATCCGGTGTCGCCATGCGTTTCCCCCGCATTGCCCGCCTGAGACAGGACAAGCTGCCGCGCGACGCCGATCGCCTGGAGACGCTGCAGGCCATGATCGAAGCCAGGGACGGTGCCTAG
- a CDS encoding DUF3008 family protein gives MPAKSKVQQKAAGAALAAKRGETKKSGLKGASREMEKSMTEGELKELAETKRKSLPERKGG, from the coding sequence ATGCCAGCCAAATCGAAGGTTCAACAGAAGGCAGCCGGTGCGGCGCTTGCCGCAAAACGCGGAGAGACCAAGAAGTCCGGTCTCAAGGGCGCGTCCCGCGAAATGGAAAAATCCATGACGGAAGGCGAACTCAAGGAACTCGCCGAGACCAAGCGCAAGAGCCTACCGGAGCGCAAGGGCGGTTGA